A genomic window from Clostridium aceticum includes:
- a CDS encoding ATP-binding protein — translation MDELILPSDNDMKTLVQKLDWSSTSLGTMEEWDASLCSITAMLLENRFPMALWWGDDLTNIYNDAYISSLGNKHPEALGKPAIEVWQEIWHIIGPKVDAVLTGQGATWDEHLLLPMNRRGFLEETYYTFSYGPIRDDAGNIRGILVTCQDTTTQVQFERQLRLLRDLGAHVAMTSAEEACLTSAEILTKYHIDIPFTLLYLVSEDGGKANLIATTGLSEYEGSIKNPCIDLQIGAEGWPLSKTNKSDNMLVVDNLESRFGTLTNKGWGTVLNSAVILSLTGAGKTNPYGFLIAGVNPLRVLDEQYKEMYRLTANQIVAGIAKAHAYEEERKRAEALAEIDRAKTNFFCNISHEFRTPLTLILGPLEELLQGPLMEETRGELETIHRNALRMLKLVNSLLDFSSIEAGRVQAVYRATDLSTYTAELASAFRSMIERVGMKLVIDCPPLPEPVYVDQGMWEKIILNLLINAFKFTFDGQITVAIRWQGDYVKLTVEDTGIGIPKHEQSKLFDRFHRVENVKSRTHEGSGIGLSLIKELVKLHGGFIGVESEVNCGSKFFIKIPKGSDHLPQDQIDHSHIETSIETGAASYVDEISSWVPKVFTKEVDSKISSTLLAATGLSSDRILIVEDNKDMQEYLYRLLGQKWDVEVVSDGLTALEVALLNPPSLILTDVMMPGLGGIELLRKLRSNPHTREIPIILLSARAGEEARIEGLEEGADDYLVKPFKARELIAKIDAQIKLIKIRRDALERENKLLQESKKLNEIIIKMKSEKVRALEDAMKIKDEFLVIMSHEFKTPLNVINAALQAINDLYSHLLPEKVKKHLKRIKTNCFRQIRLVNNLLDITRYNAGHMKLHKRNLDIVFLSRSITESVLIFANQKGVGIYFSSSIEDLEMAIDEEKYERILLNLLSNAIKFTPKGNSIYVHVFCEGSKVLISVKDEGVGIPQDKQEHVFERFGQVDNTLTRQAEGTGIGLSLVKTLVSAFDGTIELESKVGCGSTFTVILPITKQKDDLPTPEKFQLPDNRIMQAVEIEFSDIYVS, via the coding sequence CGATGCTTACATATCTTCACTGGGCAATAAGCATCCAGAAGCTCTAGGGAAACCAGCCATTGAGGTGTGGCAGGAAATTTGGCATATTATAGGACCGAAAGTAGATGCAGTCCTAACCGGTCAAGGTGCCACTTGGGATGAACATTTATTATTGCCTATGAACCGAAGAGGTTTTTTAGAAGAAACCTATTATACTTTTTCCTATGGTCCAATTCGGGATGATGCTGGGAACATCAGAGGCATACTTGTAACTTGTCAGGATACAACAACTCAAGTTCAGTTTGAACGCCAGCTTCGATTGTTACGTGATTTAGGGGCACATGTGGCCATGACGTCTGCAGAAGAAGCATGTCTAACATCTGCGGAGATATTAACAAAGTATCATATTGATATTCCCTTCACCCTTCTCTACCTAGTGAGTGAGGATGGAGGGAAAGCCAATTTGATAGCAACAACTGGACTTAGTGAATATGAAGGTTCTATAAAAAATCCATGTATTGATTTACAAATTGGAGCAGAAGGTTGGCCTTTAAGTAAAACTAATAAATCGGATAATATGTTGGTTGTAGATAATCTAGAATCACGGTTCGGGACCCTCACTAATAAAGGCTGGGGGACTGTACTAAATTCTGCGGTAATTCTCAGCCTAACAGGAGCAGGAAAAACAAACCCCTATGGTTTTCTGATAGCTGGAGTAAATCCTTTACGAGTGCTGGATGAACAATACAAGGAAATGTATAGACTCACAGCAAATCAAATTGTAGCTGGTATTGCCAAGGCTCATGCATATGAGGAAGAGAGAAAACGTGCTGAAGCCCTTGCTGAAATCGATAGAGCTAAAACCAACTTTTTCTGTAACATCAGTCATGAGTTCCGTACACCTTTAACGCTAATTCTAGGTCCTCTAGAGGAGCTGCTGCAAGGACCATTAATGGAGGAGACCCGTGGAGAACTTGAGACTATCCACCGTAATGCATTAAGGATGTTAAAGCTAGTTAACTCACTTTTGGACTTTTCTAGTATTGAAGCGGGACGGGTTCAGGCGGTTTATAGAGCAACTGATTTGTCTACTTATACAGCAGAATTAGCAAGTGCTTTTAGATCCATGATTGAAAGGGTTGGGATGAAGCTGGTTATAGATTGCCCGCCACTACCGGAACCAGTATATGTTGATCAAGGAATGTGGGAGAAAATAATTCTTAATCTCTTAATAAATGCGTTTAAATTTACCTTTGATGGACAGATTACTGTAGCGATAAGGTGGCAAGGGGATTATGTGAAGTTAACTGTGGAGGATACAGGTATAGGAATCCCTAAACATGAACAGTCTAAGCTTTTTGACAGATTTCATCGAGTGGAGAATGTAAAATCACGGACCCATGAAGGTAGTGGTATAGGTCTATCTTTAATTAAAGAACTTGTAAAACTTCATGGAGGATTCATTGGAGTGGAAAGTGAAGTAAACTGTGGTAGTAAATTTTTTATAAAAATACCTAAAGGTTCAGACCATTTACCTCAGGATCAAATAGACCATAGCCATATAGAAACTTCCATTGAAACAGGAGCAGCTTCCTATGTAGATGAAATCTCTAGTTGGGTACCAAAAGTATTTACTAAAGAAGTAGATTCTAAGATATCATCAACGCTGCTTGCTGCTACTGGATTATCTTCCGATCGAATTCTTATTGTTGAGGATAACAAGGATATGCAGGAGTACTTGTACCGTCTCCTAGGACAAAAATGGGATGTTGAGGTGGTATCTGATGGGCTAACAGCTTTGGAAGTTGCGTTATTAAATCCTCCCAGCTTAATATTAACTGATGTGATGATGCCAGGGTTGGGGGGCATAGAACTTTTACGTAAGCTTCGCTCAAATCCTCATACAAGAGAAATACCTATTATTCTTCTGTCAGCACGAGCAGGAGAAGAAGCCAGAATAGAAGGATTAGAGGAAGGGGCGGATGATTATTTAGTTAAACCCTTTAAAGCTCGTGAGCTTATTGCGAAAATTGACGCTCAAATCAAGCTGATCAAAATTAGACGTGATGCATTAGAAAGAGAAAATAAACTATTGCAAGAATCTAAAAAACTTAATGAGATTATTATTAAAATGAAAAGTGAAAAAGTCAGGGCTCTTGAGGATGCTATGAAGATAAAGGATGAATTTTTAGTAATTATGTCCCATGAGTTTAAGACACCACTAAATGTAATCAATGCTGCATTACAAGCCATAAATGATTTATATAGTCACCTATTACCTGAAAAGGTAAAAAAGCATCTTAAAAGAATTAAAACTAATTGTTTTAGACAAATCAGGCTTGTAAATAATCTTCTTGATATTACCAGGTATAACGCAGGTCATATGAAGTTACATAAGCGGAACCTAGATATAGTATTTTTATCTCGGTCTATAACAGAGTCCGTGCTGATCTTTGCTAATCAAAAGGGCGTCGGTATATACTTTTCTAGCAGTATTGAGGATTTAGAAATGGCTATAGATGAGGAAAAATATGAAAGAATATTATTAAATCTTTTATCTAATGCTATTAAATTTACACCTAAGGGTAACTCAATCTACGTTCATGTATTCTGTGAAGGAAGTAAGGTTTTAATTTCAGTTAAGGATGAAGGTGTGGGAATACCACAGGACAAGCAAGAACATGTATTTGAACGTTTTGGTCAGGTGGACAATACACTTACACGACAAGCAGAAGGAACGGGAATAGGATTATCTCTGGTAAAGACACTGGTATCAGCTTTTGATGGTACTATTGAATTAGAAAGTAAAGTTGGTTGTGGCAGTACATTTACTGTAATACTCCCTATCACTAAACAGAAGGATGACCTCCCTACACCAGAGAAGTTTCAACTACCAGACAATAGGATTATGCAAGCTGTAGAAATAGAATTTTCAGATATATATGTAAGTTAG